A single region of the Brachypodium distachyon strain Bd21 chromosome 3, Brachypodium_distachyon_v3.0, whole genome shotgun sequence genome encodes:
- the LOC100828412 gene encoding 10 kDa chaperonin 1, chloroplastic, with amino-acid sequence MAPALLAAASATPFLLHGAPGGSSSSRRPLVAAVAPGRRAASALRVRAALNCDPSKVAPQSDRVLVRLEQIPEKSAGGVLLPKSAVKFERYLMGEILSVGADVSEVEAGKKVLFSDINAYEVDLGTEEKHCFCRESDLLAVVA; translated from the exons ATGGCccccgccctcctcgccgccgcctcggccacgcccttcctcctccacggcgCCCCCGgcggtagcagcagcagccgaagaccactcgtcgccgccgtcgcccccgGCCGACGCGCTGCATCCGCTCTCCGCGTCCGCGCCGCCCTCAATTGCGACCCTTCCAAG GTGGCGCCGCAGTCTGACCGGGTGCTCGTCCGTCTCGAGCAGATTCCAGAG AAATCTGCTGGAGGAGTCCTGCTACCAAAATCTGCTGTTAAGTTCGAGAGATATTTGATGGGCGAG ATATTATCGGTTGGTGCTGATGTTAGTGAAGTTGAAGCTGGGAAGAAG GTTCTCTTCTCAGACATAAACGCCTATGAG GTGGATCTGGGCACAGAAGAGAAGCACTGCTTTTGCCGAGAGTCTGATCTCTTAGCCGTTGTTGCATGA
- the LOC100840934 gene encoding peroxidase 57, translating to MQAAGGRCAALLVLAWSAWCCGAQLAEKYYDGKCGNGTSVEAIIQGAVKARLAWDQRIVAGLLHMQFHDCFVEGCDASLLLDGPSSEKTAPQNSGIFGFDFIDDVKSLLEAQCPGVVSCADIIIAATRDAVALCGGPSYSVQLGRLDGKSSAAWMCSDLPSPHIGIPKAIDVFAKKGFNAFEMVTLMGAHTVGVTHCSVIMDRLFNFNGTGATDPSMDPGYAWVLKTFACPKGQPFDNIVYLDDPSSILTVDKSYFKQIFLGRGVLPVDQELRDDPTTGWMIKFFATTDFFNSMFGYALNKLAALDVKTGADGEIRTNCRVTN from the exons ATGCAGGCTGCCGGCGGCCGGTGCGCGGCGCTTTTGGTGCTGGCTTGGTCGGCGTGGTGCTGCGGCGCGCAGCTGGCGGAGAAGTACTACGACGGCAAGTGCGGGAACGGGACGAGCGTGGAGGCCATCATCCAGGGCGCCGTCAAGGCCCGCCTCGCCTGGGACCAGCGCATCGTCGCCGGGCTCCTCCACATGCAGttccacgactgcttcgtCGAA GGGTGCGACGCGTCGCTGCTGCTGGACGGGCCGAGCTCGGAGAAGACGGCGCCGCAGAACAGCGGCATCTTCGGCTTCGACTTCATCGACGACGTCAAGTCCCTCCTCGAGGCGCAGTGCCCCGGAGtcgtctcctgcgccgacatCATCATCGCCGCAACCAGGGACGCCGTCGCTCTG TGTGGAGGGCCGAGCTACTCGGTGCAGCTGGGCAGGCTGGACGGCAAGTCGTCGGCGGCGTGGATGTGCAGCGACCTGCCGTCGCCGCACATCGGCATCCCCAAGGCCATTGACGTATTCGCCAAGAAGGGATTCAACGCCTTCGAGATGGTCACGCTCATGG GCGCGCACACGGTGGGGGTGACCCACTGCTCGGTGATTATGGACCGGCTATTCAACTTCAACGGCACGGGTGCGACAGACCCATCCATGGACCCGGGCTACGCGTGGGTCCTCAAAACCTTCGCCTGTCCCAAGGGCCAGCCCTTCGACAACATCGTCTACCTCGATGACCCTTCCAGCATCCTCACCGTCGACAAGAGCTACTTCAAGCAGATCTTCCTCGGTCGCGGCGTGCTCCCCGTTGACCAGGAGCTCCGCGACGACCCCACCACCGGCTGGATGATCAAGTTCTTCGCCACCACCGACTTCTTCAACTCCATGTTCGGCTACGCGCTCAACAAGCTCGCCGCCCTCGATGTCAAgaccggcgccgacggcgagaTCAGGACCAACTGCCGCGTCACAAACTGA